A region of Thermovirga sp. DNA encodes the following proteins:
- a CDS encoding type II secretion system protein, with translation MAVRNVPFFRKLRGFTFAEILVAILIMAIVAGSVLMLGYTYIKHFEQANEITIAKDRATMVLSYLEKRILHTGLGMPVSADEFADSFEGLWVHQDFQGERWQGSVHQPEPPGTLEQYNESEELLVAYAVPTSIFSISSGDVNNNDLNPTTIEVSDLDEEKLVEDLTGQTTNGWVVFPSAKWPFKARKTSGYSSDPKTITLSVNGQKNRSIFENDNLHYVRFMEVKAEGGSFKARDLARLNMKSGLQPIVEGVLDCRFRLDRNGVLTV, from the coding sequence ATGGCAGTGAGAAACGTTCCGTTTTTTAGAAAACTGAGAGGCTTCACCTTCGCAGAGATCCTCGTCGCCATCCTCATCATGGCGATAGTGGCGGGCAGCGTTCTGATGCTCGGTTATACCTACATCAAGCACTTCGAGCAGGCCAACGAGATCACTATTGCCAAGGACCGCGCGACCATGGTCCTCTCCTACCTCGAAAAAAGGATCCTCCATACAGGTCTTGGTATGCCCGTTTCGGCCGATGAGTTTGCCGATTCCTTTGAAGGTCTCTGGGTCCACCAGGATTTTCAGGGCGAGCGATGGCAAGGATCCGTCCACCAGCCGGAACCGCCCGGAACCTTGGAACAGTACAATGAAAGCGAGGAACTCCTGGTCGCTTACGCCGTACCCACTTCAATTTTTTCGATCTCTTCAGGGGATGTAAACAACAATGATTTGAATCCTACCACTATTGAAGTTTCGGATCTGGATGAAGAGAAGTTGGTTGAAGATCTCACGGGCCAAACAACAAATGGATGGGTAGTATTCCCCTCGGCAAAATGGCCATTCAAAGCCAGGAAGACAAGTGGTTATTCTTCTGACCCCAAAACAATTACACTTTCTGTGAACGGACAAAAGAACAGATCTATTTTTGAAAATGATAATCTTCACTATGTAAGATTCATGGAAGTCAAGGCCGAGGGCGGGTCCTTCAAAGCTAGGGACCTCGCACGCTTGAATATGAAAAGCGGGCTGCAGCCCATTGTGGAAGGGGTCCTTGATTGCCGCTTCAGGCTGGATAGAAATGGAGTACTCACCGT
- a CDS encoding prepilin-type N-terminal cleavage/methylation domain-containing protein, protein MKNTASFRPGKQRKGFSLVEALIAMVVLAIALLALAGVVVSTTMLMGHTIDKEKAVDLAVEKLEVLEADYDEIEDGLEKPDNSKFILTWTVNDAVGTGGKEITLHVRWNGALGSREVTLERFVADPKPE, encoded by the coding sequence ATGAAAAACACGGCATCTTTTCGACCTGGTAAACAAAGGAAGGGATTTTCCCTCGTCGAGGCCCTCATCGCCATGGTCGTCCTCGCCATCGCGCTCCTGGCTCTGGCGGGCGTAGTCGTATCCACGACGATGCTGATGGGCCACACCATCGACAAGGAGAAGGCCGTGGACCTGGCCGTAGAAAAATTGGAGGTCCTGGAAGCCGATTACGATGAAATAGAGGATGGCCTGGAAAAACCCGACAACAGCAAATTTATACTCACCTGGACAGTAAACGATGCGGTCGGAACAGGCGGAAAAGAGATCACCCTCCATGTCCGGTGGAACGGGGCGCTGGGGAGCAGGGAAGTCACCCTGGAGCGGTTTGTCGCCGACCCCAAACCGGAATGA